In Strigops habroptila isolate Jane chromosome 2, bStrHab1.2.pri, whole genome shotgun sequence, one genomic interval encodes:
- the LOC115603869 gene encoding inhibitor of apoptosis protein-like isoform X1, whose amino-acid sequence MNIVENSPFLASIMKQSALCGELKYDLTCELYRMSTFSTFPVNVPVSERSLARAGFYYTGVQDKVKCFSCGLTLDNWQPGDNAMERHKQLYPSCSFVQSMLSVNTLGVPSHSTFSSPVVNSLLPSLHSITLSPSSEQVGYFSGSFFSFPQDPVTTRAVEDLSFLRPKLHNPAMSTEDARLLTFHSWPLTFISPTDLAKAGLYYLGTADKVACFSCGGQLSNWEPKDNAMSEHRRHFPNCPFVENLTRDQQSFNVSNVSMQTHEARVKTFINWPTRIPVQPEQLADAGFYYVGICLVSFKGRNDDVKCFCCDGGLRCWESGDDPWIEHAKWFPRCEYLLRVKGGEFVSQIQARFPHLLEQLLSTSDTPVDENIDPPIIHFEPGVSHSEDVIMMNTPVVKTALEMGFCRRLIKQTVQSKILATGENYKDIQDLVSDLLTAEHEKREEEKEKQFEEAASDDLSLIRKNRMALFQRLTCVLPILESLLSAKVITELEHDVIKQKTQTALQARELIDTVLVKGNEAASIFRNCLRDCDPVLYKDLFVEKNLKYIPTEDVSGLPMEEQLRRLQEERTCKVCMDKEVSIVFIPCGHLVVCKDCAPSLRKCPICRGTIKGTVRTFLS is encoded by the exons ATGAACATAGTGGAGAACAGCCCTTTCTTGGCTAGCATCATGAAGCAGAGTGCTCTCTGTGGTGAACTGAAGTATGACTTAACCTGTGAACTCTACAGAATGTCAACGTTTTCTACTTTCCCCGTTAACGTGCCGGTGTCAGAACGGAGTCTTGCCCGGGCTGGGTTTTATTACACTGGTGTGCAAGATAAAGTTAAGTGCTTCAGTTGTGGCTTAACATTAGACAACTGGCAACCAGGAGATAATGCTATGGAAAGACATAAACAGCTGTATCCTAGCTGCAGTTTTGTTCAAAGCATGCTTTCAGTTAACACCCTTGGAGTGCCCTCTCATTCTACCTTTTCTTCTCCGGTCGTAAACAGTCTCTTGCCATCTCTACATTCCATAACACTTTCTCCAAGTTCAGAACAAGTTGGATATTTCAGTGgctcttttttcagttttcctcaaGACCCAGTAACTACTAGGGCAGTTGAAGACCTTTCATTCTTGAGACCTAAACTTCACAATCCTGCCATGAGTACAGAAGATGCTAGGCTACTCACTTTTCACTCGTGGCCACTGACGTTTATCTCGCCCACTGATCTGGCAAAGGCTGGACTTTACTACTTGGGGACAGCGGACAAAGTTGCTTGTTTCAGCTGTGGTGGTCAGCTGAGTAACTGGGAACCAAAAGATAATGCTATGTCAGAGCATCGGAGACACTTTCCTAACTGCCCTTTTGTGGAGAACCTCACCCGAGACCAGCAAAGTTTCAATGTTTCAAATGTGAGCATGCAAACCCATGAAGCACGTGTTAAAACATTCATAAATTGGCCAACTAGAATTCCAGTTCAGCCTGAACAGCTTGCAGATGCTGGTTTCTACTATGTAGGta TTTgccttgtttcttttaaaggccGCAACGATGATGTCAAGTGTTTTTGCTGTGATGGTGGTTTAAGGTGCTGGGAATCTGGAGATGATCCATGGATTGAGCATGCAAAGTGGTTTCCGAG ATGTGAGTATCTGCTTCGTGTAAAAGGAGGAGAGTTTGTAAGTCAAATTCAGGCCAGGTTCCCCCATCTTCTTGAACAG ctCTTGTCAACCTCTGATACGCCTGTAGATGAAAACATTGATCCCCCAA TTATTCATTTTGAACCTGGAGTGAGTCATTCAGAAGATGTAATCATGATGAACACACCTGTGGTTAAAACTGCCTTGGAGATGGGATTCTGTAGAAGGCTGATAAAGCAAACAGTACAAAGTAAAATCTTGGCCACTGGAGAAAACTACAAGGACATTCAAGATCTTGTGTCTGATCTGCTCACTGCTGAACatgagaagagggaagaagagaaagaaaaacaatttgaaGAAGCGGCATCAG ATGATTTGTCCTTAATCCGAAAGAATCGAATGGCTTTATTCCAACGTTTAACATGTGTACTTCCAATCCTTGAGAGTTTGCTATCAGCCAAAGTGATCACGGAACTTGAGCATGATGTTATTAAGCAAAAGACTCAGACAGCACTGCAAGCAAGGGAACTGATAGATACAGTTTTagtgaaaggaaatgaagcagccAGCATATTCAGAAACTGTCTACGAGATTGTGACCCTGTACTGTACAAAGATCTGTTTG tGGAGAAGAACTTGAAGTATATTCCCACAGAAGATGTTTCAG gtttaCCTATGGAAGAACAATTAAGAAGACTGCAAGAGGAAAGAACATGTAAAGTTTGCATGGACAAAGAAGTTTCTATTGTTTTTATTCCATGTGGTCACTTAGTGGTATGCAAAGATTGTGCACCATCCCTTAGAAAATGCCCCATCTGCAGGGGGACGATAAAGGGCACAGTTCGTACGTTTCTTTCGTAA
- the LOC115603869 gene encoding inhibitor of apoptosis protein-like isoform X2, with product MNIVENSPFLASIMKQSALCGELKYDLTCELYRMSTFSTFPVNVPVSERSLARAGFYYTGVQDKVKCFSCGLTLDNWQPGDNAMERHKQLYPSCSFVQSMLSVNTLGVPSHSTFSSPVVNSLLPSLHSITLSPSSEQVGYFSGSFFSFPQDPVTTRAVEDLSFLRPKLHNPAMSTEDARLLTFHSWPLTFISPTDLAKAGLYYLGTADKVACFSCGGQLSNWEPKDNAMSEHRRHFPNCPFVENLTRDQQSFNVSNVSMQTHEARVKTFINWPTRIPVQPEQLADAGFYYVGRNDDVKCFCCDGGLRCWESGDDPWIEHAKWFPRCEYLLRVKGGEFVSQIQARFPHLLEQLLSTSDTPVDENIDPPIIHFEPGVSHSEDVIMMNTPVVKTALEMGFCRRLIKQTVQSKILATGENYKDIQDLVSDLLTAEHEKREEEKEKQFEEAASDDLSLIRKNRMALFQRLTCVLPILESLLSAKVITELEHDVIKQKTQTALQARELIDTVLVKGNEAASIFRNCLRDCDPVLYKDLFVEKNLKYIPTEDVSGLPMEEQLRRLQEERTCKVCMDKEVSIVFIPCGHLVVCKDCAPSLRKCPICRGTIKGTVRTFLS from the exons ATGAACATAGTGGAGAACAGCCCTTTCTTGGCTAGCATCATGAAGCAGAGTGCTCTCTGTGGTGAACTGAAGTATGACTTAACCTGTGAACTCTACAGAATGTCAACGTTTTCTACTTTCCCCGTTAACGTGCCGGTGTCAGAACGGAGTCTTGCCCGGGCTGGGTTTTATTACACTGGTGTGCAAGATAAAGTTAAGTGCTTCAGTTGTGGCTTAACATTAGACAACTGGCAACCAGGAGATAATGCTATGGAAAGACATAAACAGCTGTATCCTAGCTGCAGTTTTGTTCAAAGCATGCTTTCAGTTAACACCCTTGGAGTGCCCTCTCATTCTACCTTTTCTTCTCCGGTCGTAAACAGTCTCTTGCCATCTCTACATTCCATAACACTTTCTCCAAGTTCAGAACAAGTTGGATATTTCAGTGgctcttttttcagttttcctcaaGACCCAGTAACTACTAGGGCAGTTGAAGACCTTTCATTCTTGAGACCTAAACTTCACAATCCTGCCATGAGTACAGAAGATGCTAGGCTACTCACTTTTCACTCGTGGCCACTGACGTTTATCTCGCCCACTGATCTGGCAAAGGCTGGACTTTACTACTTGGGGACAGCGGACAAAGTTGCTTGTTTCAGCTGTGGTGGTCAGCTGAGTAACTGGGAACCAAAAGATAATGCTATGTCAGAGCATCGGAGACACTTTCCTAACTGCCCTTTTGTGGAGAACCTCACCCGAGACCAGCAAAGTTTCAATGTTTCAAATGTGAGCATGCAAACCCATGAAGCACGTGTTAAAACATTCATAAATTGGCCAACTAGAATTCCAGTTCAGCCTGAACAGCTTGCAGATGCTGGTTTCTACTATGTAG gccGCAACGATGATGTCAAGTGTTTTTGCTGTGATGGTGGTTTAAGGTGCTGGGAATCTGGAGATGATCCATGGATTGAGCATGCAAAGTGGTTTCCGAG ATGTGAGTATCTGCTTCGTGTAAAAGGAGGAGAGTTTGTAAGTCAAATTCAGGCCAGGTTCCCCCATCTTCTTGAACAG ctCTTGTCAACCTCTGATACGCCTGTAGATGAAAACATTGATCCCCCAA TTATTCATTTTGAACCTGGAGTGAGTCATTCAGAAGATGTAATCATGATGAACACACCTGTGGTTAAAACTGCCTTGGAGATGGGATTCTGTAGAAGGCTGATAAAGCAAACAGTACAAAGTAAAATCTTGGCCACTGGAGAAAACTACAAGGACATTCAAGATCTTGTGTCTGATCTGCTCACTGCTGAACatgagaagagggaagaagagaaagaaaaacaatttgaaGAAGCGGCATCAG ATGATTTGTCCTTAATCCGAAAGAATCGAATGGCTTTATTCCAACGTTTAACATGTGTACTTCCAATCCTTGAGAGTTTGCTATCAGCCAAAGTGATCACGGAACTTGAGCATGATGTTATTAAGCAAAAGACTCAGACAGCACTGCAAGCAAGGGAACTGATAGATACAGTTTTagtgaaaggaaatgaagcagccAGCATATTCAGAAACTGTCTACGAGATTGTGACCCTGTACTGTACAAAGATCTGTTTG tGGAGAAGAACTTGAAGTATATTCCCACAGAAGATGTTTCAG gtttaCCTATGGAAGAACAATTAAGAAGACTGCAAGAGGAAAGAACATGTAAAGTTTGCATGGACAAAGAAGTTTCTATTGTTTTTATTCCATGTGGTCACTTAGTGGTATGCAAAGATTGTGCACCATCCCTTAGAAAATGCCCCATCTGCAGGGGGACGATAAAGGGCACAGTTCGTACGTTTCTTTCGTAA